The sequence below is a genomic window from Lelliottia sp. JS-SCA-14.
GGTCGAAACCGGACATCATCAGCAGCTGTTTGAACAACTGAGGAGACTGCGGCAGCGCGTAGAACTTGCCTTTATGCACACGAGACGGGACCAGGTAATCGCGCGCGCCTTCCGGCGTGGCTTTGGTCAGCATCGGGGTTTCGATATCGAGGAAACCGTGGTCGTCCATGAAACGACGCACCAGGCTTGTGATCTTCGCGCGGGTTTTCAGGCGCTGAGCCATTTCCGGGCGACGCAGATCCAGATAGCGATATTTCAGACGCGCTTCTTCGGTGTTGACGTGGTTGGAGTCAAGCGGCAGCGATTCTGAACGGTTGATGATAGTCAGGTCGGACGCCAGCACTTCGATGGCACCCGTCGCCATGTCGGCGTTGATATTTTTTTCGTCACGCGCACGCACGGTGCCGGTGACCTGGATGCAGAACTCATTACGCAGTTCGGAGGCCAGTTTTAACGCGTCCGCACGATCCGGATCGAAGAACACCTGCACGATGCCTTCACGGTCACGCAAATCGATGAAGATAAGGCTACCGAGATCACGACGACGGTTGACCCAACCACACAGGGTCACCTGCTGTCCAACGTGGGACTGACGCAACTGCCCGCAATATTCTGTACGCATGAGATATCCCTTAATTTAGCCGCAGGCTAAATGTCGCCTGAGTTACAGGCTACTATGTCGCAGCTTTCTGTATGTCACAACTGGATGAAAAAAGGCGGCTATTATACTGGAAATTCCGCCGTACGATAAGAGAGAAGCTTGCCAGACGCGCGATTGCTGCGCTCTTATTGCGCATTCTCACAAAAATTAACAAAATTATCCGATCTTACTTACCCTGTATCATCGTAAGGTGTGACGGACGCTAATCTTTTGACTGGAGTAATGATGTTAACACTTGATGCCACCAAAACCGCACTTGTCGTGATCGATTTGCAGGAAGGCATTCTGCCGTTCGCCGGAGGCCCGCATACGGCTTCGGATGTGGTCAGCCGCAGCGCACGTCTTGCGGATAAATGCCGCGCCAGCGGATCGCCGGTGGTCATGGTGCGCGTGGGCTGGTCAGCGGATTTCGCCGAAGCGCTGAAACAGCCGGTGGATGCGCAAGCCCCTGCTGCCGCGCTGCCGGCAAACTGGTGGACCTATCCTGAAACGCTCGGCAAACAGGATAGCGATATCGAAGTCACCAAACGCCAGTGGGGCGCGTTTTACGGCACCGATCTGGAACTCCAGCTGCGCCGTCGTGGGATCGACACCATCATCCTGTGCGGGATTTCCACCAACATCGGCGTGGAATCCACCGCGCGTAACGCCTGGGAGCTGGGCTTTAACCTGGTGATTGCCGAAGACGCGTGCAGCGCCGCCTCGGCGGATCAGCATCAGGGCAGCATGACCCATATCTTCCCGCGTATCGGTCGCGTGCGCAGCACCGACGAGATCCTCAGCGCGCTATGATTTACCTGGGCCTGCCCCAATGGTCGCACCCGAAATGGGTGCGCCTTGGCATTACCAGCCTTGAAGAGTATGCCCGCCATTTTAACTGTGTGGAGGGCAATACCACGCTGTACGCCCTGCCGCGCGCGGAGATCGTCGCGCGCTGGCGTGAGCAGACCACCGATGATTTCCGCTTCTGCTTTAAATTTCCGGCGACCATTTCCCACCAGGCCGCGCTGCGCCAGTGCGGAGATTTAACCGAGGAGTTTTTCGAAAGGATGTCGCCCCTGGCGAACCGCATCGGCCAGTACTGGCTGCAACTCCCTGCAACCTTTGGCCCGCGCGATCTGCCCGCCCTTTGGGCATTTCTCGACGCCCTTCCCCGCGAATTCACCTACGGCGTGGAAGTGCGTCATCCGGAATTTTTCGCCAAAGGCGAAGCGGAACAAGCGCTTAACCGTGGGCTGCATGAACGCGGTGTGAATCGGGTCATTCTGGACAGCCGCCCGGTCCACAGCGCCGTGGCGCATAACGAAGCCATTATCGACGCCCAGCGCAAAAAACCGAAAGTGCCGGTTCACGCCGTGGTGACGGCCAACAATCCGATGGTACGGTTCATCGGCAGCGACAATATGCAGCAAAATCGCGAGATGTTCGCCGTCTGGCTGCAAACGCTGCCGAAGTGGGAGCAAACCACCACCCCTTACCTTTTCCTGCACACGCCGGATATCGCACAGGCACCTGAACTGGTCGATGCTCTGTGGCAAGCCTTGCAGGCTGCGGTTCCGTCCCTTGGCCCTGCCCCCTCCATCCCACAACAATCTTCTCTTTTCTGACGTCAGCCCCTATCATAGAAGTGCCATCTGCCAAAAACAGGGAGTTTGTATGGTCAGCGCACTGTACGCGGTGTTAGGTGCATTACTACTGATTAAGTTTTCGTTTGATGTTGTGCGCCTGAGAATGCAATACCGCGTCTCATACGGTGACGGTGGGTTTTCGGAGTTACAAAGCGCCATCCGTATTCATGGTAATGCGGTGGAATACATTCCCGTTGCGCTGATTTTGCTGCTGCTCATGGAGATGGACGGCGCGGAAACCTGGATGGTTCACGTCTGCGGTCTGCTGTTGATCGCCGGACGACTGATGCACTACTACGGCTTTCACCACCGCTTATTTCGCTGGCGTCGTTCCGGCATGAGCGCGACCTGGTGTTCGCTTTTGCTGATGGTGCTGGCTAACCTGTGGTATATGCCGTGGGAGTTGGTTTTCTCCTTCCATTAGCGCACAATACGCCACTTTATTTTTCCCGGATTTTTACGTTATGTCTGATCGCGACACGCTTTTTTCCGCGCCTATCGCCAGTCTGGGCGACTGGACCTTTGATGAACGGGTAGCCGAAGTCTTCCCGGATATGATCCAGCGCTCTGTTCCAGGTTATTCCAATATTATCTCTATGATCGGCATGCTGGCTGAACGCTTTGTTCAACCCGGCACGCAGGTTTATGACCTGGGTTGTTCACTGGGCGCCGCGACGCTGTC
It includes:
- a CDS encoding MAPEG family protein, giving the protein MVSALYAVLGALLLIKFSFDVVRLRMQYRVSYGDGGFSELQSAIRIHGNAVEYIPVALILLLLMEMDGAETWMVHVCGLLLIAGRLMHYYGFHHRLFRWRRSGMSATWCSLLLMVLANLWYMPWELVFSFH
- a CDS encoding hydrolase; translated protein: MLTLDATKTALVVIDLQEGILPFAGGPHTASDVVSRSARLADKCRASGSPVVMVRVGWSADFAEALKQPVDAQAPAAALPANWWTYPETLGKQDSDIEVTKRQWGAFYGTDLELQLRRRGIDTIILCGISTNIGVESTARNAWELGFNLVIAEDACSAASADQHQGSMTHIFPRIGRVRSTDEILSAL
- a CDS encoding DUF72 domain-containing protein; translated protein: MIYLGLPQWSHPKWVRLGITSLEEYARHFNCVEGNTTLYALPRAEIVARWREQTTDDFRFCFKFPATISHQAALRQCGDLTEEFFERMSPLANRIGQYWLQLPATFGPRDLPALWAFLDALPREFTYGVEVRHPEFFAKGEAEQALNRGLHERGVNRVILDSRPVHSAVAHNEAIIDAQRKKPKVPVHAVVTANNPMVRFIGSDNMQQNREMFAVWLQTLPKWEQTTTPYLFLHTPDIAQAPELVDALWQALQAAVPSLGPAPSIPQQSSLF